In Quercus robur chromosome 10, dhQueRobu3.1, whole genome shotgun sequence, a genomic segment contains:
- the LOC126702769 gene encoding F-box protein At3g07870-like isoform X9, with protein sequence MGRKSKSHSDPTTSMAKKKAKAEKEKVGGTDIISQLHPNIVIDILSRLPFNTLFSCRCVCKTWLHLLVDPSFAQLYRARANPCIILQPRNKNRQQHLYAVHFDNRNYVRNSRVKFATETHLGMGCNVKLRLLDSCNGLILLGEMYRYQRQNLVKLDQLYVCNPITGEFVIVRPGFNLTSSAMCPCLGFCPKSQVYKVVLLSKKKLVAEVNNNMVTLVYTLGEKGNGLWKSVNVGDGLLDQPKNTTFLNGIIHWVVRSHTVPQFIYSFDVEDECFRLVPPPPEFVSPDRTTWSKWGINLGVLEGRLAIVERAKGDFWCFHIWVMKDYGVQASWTKTYTMDFMMGKVKLKHYSSISQILGLCRNGDILFTHHRRNLVSFNPVNPSFKIHKIDKLCNFLMHPYIPNLSSLRDIARGEPLFNATLR encoded by the exons ATGGGAAGAAAAAGCAAATCCCATTCCGACCCAACAACCAGCATGGCCAAGAAGAAGGCCaaagcagaaaaagaaaaagtcggCGGCACTGACATTATCTCACAGCTTCACCCAAATATTGTGATAGACATTCTGTCACGACTGCCCTTCAATACCCTGTTCAGCTGTAGGTGCGTTTGCAAGACATGGCTACATCTTCTGGTTGACCCCAGTTTTGCTCAATTGTATCGCGCAAGAGCAAACCCCTGCATCATCCTCCAACCCAGAAACAAAAACCGTCAACAGCATCTCTACGCAGTTCATTTTGACAATAGAAATTATGTGCGTAACTCTAGAGTAAAGTTTGCCACTGAAACCCATTTAGGTATGGGATGTAATGTGAAACTTAGACTGTTGGATTCATGCAATGGGTTGATTTTGCTAGGCGAGATGTATCGGTATCAACGTCAAAACCTTGTGAAATTGGATCAATTATATGTTTGTAATCCTATAACGGGTGAGTTCGTCATAGTTAGGCCTGGTTTCAACCTAACATCTTCTGCCATGTGTCCTTGCCTTGGCTTTTGTCCCAAATCTCAAGTATACAAGGTGGTTCTCTTGTCCAAAAAGAAGCTTGTAGCTGAAGTTAATAACAACATGGTGACTCTTGTGTACACACTTGGAGAGAAGGGTAATGGTCTTTGGAAGAGTGTTAATGTTGGAGATGGTTTGCTCGATCAGCCAAAAAATACTACTTTTCTCAATGGAATTATTCATTGGGTTGTGAGATCCCATACTGTACCTCAGTTTATATATTCCTTTGATGTGGAGGATGAGTGTTTTCGACTGGTTCCACCACCTCCTGAGTTTGTGTCACCTGATCGAACTACATGGTCAAAGTGGGGGATCAATCTTGGGGTGTTGGAAGGTCGTCTTGCCATTGTTGAACGTGCTAAAGGTGATTTTTGGTGCTTTCACATATGGGTAATGAAGGACTATGGTGTTCAAGCATCTTGGACTAAGACATACACTATGGACTTCATGATGGGAAAAGTAAAACTAAAGCATTATTCTTCCATTTCACAAATCCTAGGGTTGTGTCGCAATGGTGACATTTTATTCACACATCATCGCAGGAATTTGGTTTCTTTCAATCCAGTGAACCCAAGTTTCAAGATTCATAAGATTGACAAACTGTGTAACTTTCTGATGCATCCTTATATTCCCAACCTTTCTTCACTTAGGGATATAGCAAGAGGAGAACCGCTGTTCAATGCCACATTGAG GTAG